In a genomic window of Streptomyces roseoviridis:
- a CDS encoding nitroreductase family deazaflavin-dependent oxidoreductase, with the protein MAVGLRLIQRVSATRAFARVAPHVVPALDRTVHRLTRGRVLPSARMLPGLVLTARGARTGQPRVTPLACVPEADGTWLLIGSNFGRPGHPAWTANLLAHPDAEVSWRGESLPVRARLLAGEERAEAWRTALAFWPPYAAYQARVEREIRLFRLTRTGRH; encoded by the coding sequence ATGGCCGTCGGGCTGCGTCTGATTCAGAGGGTCTCCGCGACCCGCGCCTTCGCCCGGGTCGCCCCGCACGTCGTCCCCGCCCTGGACCGGACCGTCCACCGGCTCACCCGGGGCAGGGTGCTGCCGAGCGCCCGCATGCTGCCGGGCCTGGTCCTCACCGCCAGGGGCGCCAGGACCGGGCAGCCCCGCGTGACGCCGCTCGCCTGCGTGCCGGAGGCCGACGGGACCTGGCTGCTCATCGGTTCCAACTTCGGCCGTCCGGGGCACCCGGCCTGGACGGCGAACCTGCTCGCCCACCCGGACGCCGAGGTCAGCTGGCGCGGCGAGAGCCTTCCCGTACGGGCCCGGCTGCTCGCCGGGGAGGAGCGGGCCGAGGCGTGGCGCACCGCGCTCGCCTTCTGGCCGCCGTACGCGGCGTACCAGGCACGCGTCGAGCGGGAGATCCGGCTCTTCCGGCTCACCAGGACCGGTCGGCACTGA
- a CDS encoding VOC family protein: MRVKAFDHLVLNVTDVERALAFYTGPLGLAPERVEEWRAGEVPFPSVRIDESTVIDLFSRPRGESNVDHICLVVDPLDWQEVIDSGTFDVLEGPVPRWGARGSAESVYVKDPDGNTVELRWYPQDVENAEV; this comes from the coding sequence ATGCGCGTCAAAGCCTTCGACCACCTCGTGCTCAACGTGACCGACGTCGAGCGGGCCCTGGCCTTCTACACCGGCCCGCTGGGCCTCGCGCCGGAGCGGGTGGAGGAGTGGCGGGCCGGCGAGGTGCCCTTCCCTTCCGTCCGCATCGACGAGAGCACGGTCATCGACCTCTTCTCCCGCCCGCGCGGCGAGTCCAACGTGGACCACATCTGCCTGGTCGTCGACCCCCTCGACTGGCAGGAGGTCATCGACTCCGGCACCTTCGACGTCCTGGAGGGCCCGGTCCCCCGCTGGGGCGCGCGCGGCTCGGCCGAGTCGGTCTACGTCAAGGACCCGGACGGCAACACGGTCGAACTGCGCTGGTACCCGCAGGACGTGGAGAACGCCGAGGTCTAG
- a CDS encoding lipid-transfer protein produces the protein MLKDATAIVGIGQTPFAKHLPETEKTLACRAVLAALDDAGIAPSEVDAFASYTMEETDEVELAKAIGAGDVTFFSQAGYGGGGSCATVGHLAAAVATGQASVGVAWRSRKRGSGPRPWKNTAVQLPTPGQWTRPFGLLRPADEIGMLARRYMHEYGATRDHFFNVALACRNRANQNPAAIMYERPLTREMYMTSRWISEPLCLFDNCLETDGALACVVVSAERARDCRHRPVYVHAAAQGLPAQHHGMVNYWNDDPLSGPAWTAARHLWKRADFGPADVDVAQIYDAFTPLVPLSLEGYGFCGRGEGAAFTEGGALEIGGRLPLNTGGGGLSEAYVHGFNLINEGVKQLRGSSTAQVPDAATCLVTAGEGVPTSAILLRS, from the coding sequence GTGCTCAAGGACGCCACGGCCATCGTCGGCATAGGTCAGACACCCTTCGCCAAGCACCTCCCGGAGACCGAGAAGACCCTCGCCTGCCGGGCCGTGCTCGCCGCCCTCGACGACGCCGGCATCGCCCCCTCCGAGGTGGACGCCTTCGCCTCGTACACGATGGAGGAGACCGACGAGGTCGAGCTCGCCAAGGCCATCGGCGCCGGCGACGTCACCTTCTTCTCCCAGGCCGGCTACGGCGGCGGCGGTTCCTGCGCCACCGTCGGACACCTCGCCGCCGCCGTCGCCACCGGGCAGGCGTCCGTCGGTGTCGCCTGGCGCTCCCGCAAACGCGGCTCCGGCCCCCGCCCCTGGAAGAACACGGCCGTCCAGCTCCCCACCCCCGGCCAGTGGACCCGGCCCTTCGGGCTCCTCCGCCCCGCCGACGAGATCGGCATGCTCGCCCGCCGCTACATGCACGAGTACGGCGCCACCCGCGACCACTTCTTCAACGTCGCCCTCGCCTGCCGCAACCGGGCCAACCAGAACCCGGCCGCGATCATGTACGAGCGCCCGCTGACCCGCGAGATGTACATGACCTCCCGCTGGATCAGCGAGCCCCTCTGCCTCTTCGACAACTGCCTGGAGACCGACGGGGCGCTCGCCTGCGTGGTCGTCTCCGCCGAACGGGCCCGCGACTGCCGCCACCGGCCCGTCTACGTCCACGCCGCCGCCCAGGGCCTGCCCGCCCAGCACCACGGCATGGTCAACTACTGGAACGACGACCCGCTCTCCGGACCCGCCTGGACCGCCGCCCGCCACCTGTGGAAGCGGGCCGACTTCGGCCCCGCGGACGTGGACGTGGCCCAGATCTACGACGCCTTCACCCCGCTCGTCCCCCTCTCCCTGGAGGGCTACGGCTTCTGCGGCCGGGGCGAGGGCGCCGCCTTCACCGAGGGCGGCGCCCTGGAGATCGGCGGCCGGCTGCCCCTCAACACCGGCGGCGGCGGCCTCTCCGAGGCGTACGTCCACGGCTTCAACCTCATCAACGAAGGCGTCAAGCAGCTCCGCGGCAGCTCCACCGCCCAGGTCCCCGACGCCGCCACCTGCCTCGTCACCGCCGGCGAGGGCGTCCCCACGTCCGCGATCCTGCTGAGGAGCTGA
- a CDS encoding TetR family transcriptional regulator translates to MTGQVRTVDGRVAGRRGQATRQKLLDCLGEMLSSSPYRDVKVIDVARKAGTSPATFYQYFPDVEGAVLEIAEEMAKEGAGLTELVSGRSWVGKAGWQTSEELVEGFLDFWRRHDAILRVVDLGAAEGDKRFYKIRMKILNSVTNSLTDAVKELQAKGKVDKDVSPAAMAGSLVAMLAAVAGHQKGFQTWGVKQAELKPNLALLVHLGITGKRPTK, encoded by the coding sequence ATGACAGGACAAGTACGCACCGTCGACGGCCGCGTGGCCGGACGACGCGGCCAGGCGACGCGGCAGAAGCTGCTCGACTGCCTCGGCGAGATGCTCAGCTCCTCGCCCTACCGGGACGTCAAGGTCATCGACGTGGCCCGGAAGGCGGGTACTTCACCCGCGACGTTCTACCAGTACTTCCCTGACGTCGAGGGCGCCGTCCTCGAGATCGCGGAGGAAATGGCCAAGGAAGGCGCCGGGTTGACCGAACTGGTCTCCGGACGCTCCTGGGTCGGCAAGGCCGGCTGGCAGACCTCCGAGGAACTGGTCGAGGGATTCCTGGACTTCTGGCGCAGGCACGACGCGATCCTGAGGGTGGTGGACCTCGGGGCGGCGGAGGGCGACAAGCGCTTCTACAAGATCCGCATGAAGATCCTCAACTCGGTCACCAACTCCCTCACGGACGCGGTGAAGGAGCTCCAGGCGAAGGGCAAGGTCGACAAGGACGTCAGCCCCGCCGCGATGGCGGGCTCCCTGGTGGCGATGCTGGCGGCGGTCGCCGGCCACCAGAAGGGCTTCCAGACCTGGGGCGTCAAGCAGGCCGAACTCAAGCCGAACCTGGCCCTGTTGGTGCATCTCGGAATCACGGGGAAGAGGCCGACGAAGTAA
- a CDS encoding enoyl-CoA hydratase/isomerase family protein: MTVTVERDERTGVAVVTLDRAEKHNAITLAMARALGEVWRGFRHDDAVRAIVLTGAGGRAFCTGIDRDDAVAVPQPSSPYTIDDPLLTIGPKANDLWKPVIAAVEGMACGGAFYLLGEAEFLIAGEGAEFFDPHTTYGMVSAFETVHMAQRMPFGEIARMALMGTAERISARRAYETGLVSEVTPTGGALAAARGAAAEIAACPTGAVQGTVRALWSVREAARAQALAHAPHLVTLGNLPPERQAELFAGRGREQGFRRR, translated from the coding sequence ATGACGGTCACGGTCGAACGGGACGAGAGGACCGGGGTCGCCGTCGTCACCCTCGACCGGGCCGAGAAGCACAACGCGATCACCCTCGCGATGGCCCGGGCACTGGGCGAGGTGTGGCGCGGCTTCCGCCACGACGACGCGGTCCGGGCGATCGTCCTCACCGGGGCCGGCGGGCGGGCCTTCTGCACCGGGATCGACCGGGACGACGCCGTGGCGGTGCCGCAGCCCTCCTCCCCGTACACGATCGACGACCCGCTGCTCACGATCGGCCCCAAGGCCAACGACCTGTGGAAACCGGTGATCGCGGCCGTCGAGGGCATGGCCTGCGGCGGCGCCTTCTACCTGCTCGGCGAGGCCGAGTTCCTGATCGCGGGCGAGGGCGCCGAGTTCTTCGACCCGCACACCACCTACGGCATGGTCAGCGCCTTCGAGACCGTCCACATGGCGCAGCGGATGCCGTTCGGCGAGATCGCCCGGATGGCGCTGATGGGGACCGCCGAACGGATCTCGGCCCGGCGGGCGTACGAGACGGGCCTGGTCAGCGAGGTGACGCCGACGGGCGGGGCGCTGGCGGCGGCACGCGGGGCGGCGGCCGAGATCGCCGCCTGTCCGACAGGCGCCGTGCAGGGGACCGTACGGGCCCTGTGGTCGGTCAGGGAAGCCGCCCGCGCCCAGGCCCTCGCCCACGCGCCGCACCTGGTGACGCTGGGGAACCTGCCGCCCGAGCGGCAGGCGGAGCTCTTCGCCGGGAGAGGCAGGGAGCAGGGGTTCAGGAGGAGGTAG
- a CDS encoding FadD3 family acyl-CoA ligase, with protein sequence MGAVEWCSVAELVRWAARRYGEREAVVEGRTRVSYAELGTRVERAAAACLADGVRAGDRVAVWAPNTLDWIVSALGAVTAGAVLVPLNTRFKGAEAADVLARSRARLLFVTGTFLGTSYVASLRRAGIDLPDLERVVVFGDAAPDEEGYTTWTSFLSEGNGVGSREVRARAAAVAPSDPSDILYTSGTTGRPKGAVITHAQTLRCYEVWSELAGLREGDRYLIVNPFFHTFGYKAGIIACLMKGAVMVPQPVFDVDTVLAHIAAERISVLPGPPTLHQSLLDHPARASYDLSTLRLVVTGAAVVPLRLVERLRAELGVGTVLTAYGLSEASGIVTMCRRGDPPEVVATTSGRAIPGTEVRLAPSGEVLVRGFHVMRGYFEDEAATAEAIDGDGWLHTGDVGVLDEAGNLRITDRIKDMFIVGGFNAYPAEIEQLLGLHPDIADVAVIGVPDPRLGEVGKAFAVRRPGARLTADDLIAWSRREMANYKVPREVEFVARLPRNASGKVVKGALRGRGV encoded by the coding sequence GTGGGCGCTGTGGAGTGGTGCTCGGTGGCGGAGTTGGTGCGCTGGGCCGCGCGGCGGTACGGGGAGCGCGAGGCGGTCGTGGAGGGCCGCACCCGCGTCTCGTACGCCGAGCTCGGCACCCGCGTCGAACGGGCGGCGGCCGCGTGCCTGGCCGACGGCGTCCGCGCGGGGGACCGGGTGGCGGTCTGGGCGCCCAACACCCTGGACTGGATCGTCTCCGCGCTCGGCGCGGTCACGGCGGGCGCGGTCCTCGTGCCCCTGAACACCCGCTTCAAGGGCGCGGAGGCGGCGGACGTCCTGGCCCGCTCCCGGGCCCGGCTGCTCTTCGTCACCGGCACCTTCCTCGGCACCTCGTACGTGGCGTCGCTGCGCCGCGCGGGGATCGACCTCCCCGACCTGGAGCGGGTGGTGGTGTTCGGCGACGCGGCACCGGACGAGGAGGGCTACACGACCTGGACGTCGTTCCTCTCGGAGGGGAACGGAGTCGGGTCCCGGGAGGTGCGGGCCCGGGCGGCGGCCGTGGCACCGTCGGACCCCTCGGACATCCTCTACACCTCGGGCACGACGGGCCGCCCCAAGGGCGCGGTCATCACCCACGCCCAGACCCTGCGCTGCTACGAGGTGTGGAGCGAGCTCGCCGGCCTGCGCGAGGGCGACCGCTATCTCATCGTGAACCCCTTCTTCCACACCTTCGGCTACAAGGCGGGGATCATCGCCTGCCTGATGAAGGGCGCGGTGATGGTCCCGCAGCCGGTCTTCGACGTGGACACCGTCCTCGCCCACATCGCCGCCGAACGGATCTCCGTGCTGCCGGGCCCGCCCACCCTCCACCAGTCGCTCCTCGACCACCCGGCCCGCGCCTCGTACGACCTGTCCACCCTCCGCCTCGTCGTCACCGGCGCCGCCGTGGTCCCGCTCCGGCTCGTCGAACGCCTGCGCGCGGAACTCGGCGTGGGCACGGTCCTCACAGCGTACGGCCTCTCCGAGGCGAGCGGCATCGTGACCATGTGCCGCCGGGGCGACCCGCCCGAGGTGGTCGCGACGACGTCCGGCCGCGCCATCCCCGGCACCGAGGTCCGCCTGGCTCCCTCGGGCGAGGTCCTGGTGCGGGGCTTCCACGTGATGCGCGGCTACTTCGAGGACGAGGCGGCGACGGCGGAGGCGATCGACGGGGACGGCTGGCTGCACACCGGCGACGTGGGGGTCCTCGACGAGGCGGGCAACCTGCGGATCACCGACCGGATCAAGGACATGTTCATCGTCGGCGGCTTCAACGCCTACCCCGCCGAGATCGAGCAGCTCCTCGGCCTCCATCCCGACATCGCCGACGTCGCCGTCATCGGCGTCCCCGACCCCCGCCTCGGCGAGGTCGGCAAGGCCTTCGCCGTCCGCCGCCCCGGCGCCCGCCTCACGGCCGACGACCTGATCGCGTGGTCCCGCCGCGAGATGGCCAACTACAAGGTCCCGCGCGAGGTGGAATTCGTGGCGCGGCTGCCGCGGAACGCCAGCGGGAAGGTGGTGAAGGGGGCGCTGCGGGGGCGGGGCGTGTGA
- a CDS encoding VOC family protein: MAVRTQGTPCWVDAQLPDLEAGKRFYGELFGWRFDPDRDEALLGGRRVAGLLPKRDGRMPTTWTVYLATEDAGTVAARVKASGGRMVMDPYPVGPFGVLALAADPGGAVFGLRQAGDDDGFEVTGEPGAFCWMEVYTREPEAVDTFYASVFGWLGRQADPAAEGRSSGFDYRVWSPPGSRPGDDTAFGGRAVISDDFPAEMPGHVLVYFAVRDCDETCATAVRLGGRVATDPFDTPHGRIAVLHDNQGARFAVLAEPRAQDGPAGPAAPGASAAPAEPGRATAEPAEPGRAAEPAGSAGPGHESGGTDGTRGADGTGGADEPRHPAPEL; this comes from the coding sequence ATGGCCGTACGCACACAGGGCACCCCGTGCTGGGTGGACGCACAGCTTCCCGACCTCGAGGCGGGCAAGCGCTTCTACGGCGAGCTCTTCGGCTGGAGATTCGACCCCGACCGCGACGAGGCCCTCCTCGGGGGCCGCCGGGTCGCCGGGCTGCTGCCCAAGCGCGACGGGCGGATGCCGACCACCTGGACCGTCTACCTGGCCACCGAGGACGCCGGTACCGTCGCCGCCCGCGTCAAGGCATCCGGCGGCCGGATGGTGATGGACCCCTACCCGGTCGGCCCCTTCGGCGTCCTGGCCCTGGCGGCCGACCCCGGCGGTGCCGTCTTCGGGCTGCGCCAGGCCGGCGACGACGACGGCTTCGAGGTCACCGGCGAGCCCGGAGCCTTCTGCTGGATGGAGGTCTACACGCGGGAGCCCGAGGCGGTCGACACCTTCTACGCCTCCGTCTTCGGCTGGCTCGGCCGCCAGGCCGACCCCGCGGCCGAGGGCCGCAGCAGCGGCTTCGACTACCGCGTCTGGTCCCCGCCCGGCTCCCGCCCGGGTGACGACACCGCCTTCGGCGGCCGGGCCGTGATCTCCGACGACTTCCCCGCCGAGATGCCGGGCCACGTCCTCGTCTACTTCGCCGTCCGCGACTGCGACGAGACCTGCGCCACCGCCGTCCGCCTCGGCGGCCGGGTCGCCACCGACCCCTTCGACACCCCCCACGGCCGCATCGCCGTCCTCCACGACAACCAGGGCGCCCGCTTCGCGGTCCTGGCCGAGCCCCGCGCGCAGGACGGGCCCGCCGGTCCCGCGGCACCCGGCGCGTCGGCCGCTCCCGCGGAGCCCGGCCGTGCGACTGCCGAGCCGGCGGAACCCGGCCGCGCCGCCGAACCCGCCGGATCCGCGGGACCCGGTCACGAGTCCGGCGGGACCGACGGGACCCGTGGGGCCGACGGGACCGGCGGGGCCGACGAGCCCCGGCACCCCGCCCCCGAGCTGTGA
- a CDS encoding Zn-ribbon domain-containing OB-fold protein, whose product MLTPVADEDGAPFWEYAARGELRVQACAGCGELRFPPRPCCPHCQSFDSAWRPMSGRGRIWSFVVPHPPLLPDYAAQAPYNAVLVELADAPRIRLAGNVVSSPGAPLNSVDPARLRIGAAVRVAFAEIDGVTVPRWLLERG is encoded by the coding sequence GTGCTGACCCCCGTCGCCGACGAGGACGGCGCGCCCTTCTGGGAGTACGCCGCCAGGGGCGAGCTGCGCGTCCAGGCGTGCGCCGGCTGCGGGGAGCTCCGCTTCCCGCCCCGGCCCTGCTGCCCCCACTGCCAGTCCTTCGACAGCGCGTGGCGCCCGATGTCCGGCCGCGGCCGCATCTGGTCCTTCGTCGTCCCCCACCCCCCGCTGCTGCCCGACTACGCCGCCCAGGCCCCCTACAACGCGGTCCTCGTCGAACTCGCCGACGCCCCCCGCATCCGCCTCGCCGGCAACGTCGTCAGCTCCCCCGGCGCCCCCCTGAACTCGGTCGATCCGGCCCGGCTGCGCATCGGGGCCGCCGTGCGGGTCGCCTTCGCCGAGATCGACGGCGTCACCGTGCCCCGCTGGCTCCTGGAGCGCGGATGA
- a CDS encoding PQQ-binding-like beta-propeller repeat protein, whose product MEQLTQHDPRRIGPFEVLGRLGAGGMGLVYLARSASGRRVAIKTVRTELAEDQLFRVRFTREVEAARAVSGFYTAAVVDADPRAAVPWLATAYVPAPSLEEIVNECGPLPAQAVRWLAAGVAEALQSIHGAGLVHRDLKPSNVLVVEDGPRVIDFGIASGVSNTRLTMTNVAVGTPAYMSPEQARDSRSVTGASDVFSLGSMLVFAATGHAPYHGANPVETVFMLLREGPDLEGLPDELRPLIESCMQMDVAKRPTPADLQAQLAPHLFGSGEDDSGTAAAWLPQRATAMIEARRGGRATPPPPAAPPMPPRPPRGPADWSGDPRGGGRHAGPAAGSRPSPASAGPASVAESVPDAGPVRLAGAAVPIGPGPRVADTRAAVGLAPGAAAGTATGWIRPPGGGPHGAEPGPPPGSRPLPGQAGAAETRPTPAPEGPGHWRPWRFRMSNDVWGTPVVDGDLLYVTSFEVHALDTASGRRQFKTRDVAWSMAVAGGRIHASDGPTLYALDALDGSERWRLHTDAWVYSLQVDRGTVVTGTRGGGVQAWEASNGAKLWEITGAQTDFETPEGGPALRGDTVYVWRDARLQALDARTGAERWSYPIGDAASCAHVPVRVAAAEDGCVYVAAGTRVLSVDIASGHVRWHFEAPAVFLSPPAFAPGPAVTGGGVYLADHLGTVYAIDATTGKDRWRIATEPRQSVEPVLVAGGNVHVGSGSALYTLDAVTGTPKWRFAAGGELIGSPVVADGRVHFGSADHVLYTLDASGGQLRWKLATGGEITGSPVARNGVVYACSKDRCVYALDAVKGTATNRGGA is encoded by the coding sequence GTGGAGCAGCTGACGCAGCACGACCCGAGAAGGATCGGGCCCTTCGAGGTGCTGGGCCGGCTCGGCGCGGGCGGAATGGGGCTCGTCTATCTCGCGCGCTCGGCGTCCGGGCGGCGCGTGGCGATCAAGACCGTGCGGACGGAGCTCGCCGAGGACCAGCTGTTCCGCGTCCGCTTCACCCGTGAGGTGGAGGCCGCCCGCGCGGTCTCCGGCTTCTACACCGCGGCCGTCGTCGACGCCGACCCGCGCGCCGCCGTGCCGTGGCTCGCCACCGCGTACGTCCCGGCGCCGTCCCTCGAAGAAATAGTGAACGAGTGCGGGCCGCTCCCGGCCCAGGCGGTGCGCTGGCTCGCGGCCGGCGTCGCCGAGGCCCTGCAGTCCATCCACGGCGCCGGCCTCGTCCACCGCGACCTCAAGCCGTCCAACGTCCTCGTCGTCGAGGACGGCCCCCGGGTGATCGACTTCGGCATCGCGTCGGGCGTCTCCAACACGCGCCTGACCATGACCAATGTCGCCGTCGGCACCCCGGCCTACATGTCCCCCGAGCAGGCCCGCGACTCGCGCAGCGTCACCGGCGCGAGCGACGTGTTCTCGCTCGGCTCCATGCTGGTCTTCGCCGCCACCGGCCACGCCCCGTACCACGGCGCCAATCCGGTCGAGACCGTCTTCATGCTGCTCCGGGAGGGCCCCGACCTCGAAGGACTGCCCGACGAGCTGCGCCCGCTGATCGAGTCCTGCATGCAGATGGACGTCGCCAAGCGCCCCACCCCGGCCGACCTCCAGGCCCAGCTCGCCCCGCACCTCTTCGGCTCCGGCGAGGACGACAGCGGTACGGCGGCGGCCTGGCTGCCGCAGCGCGCCACCGCCATGATCGAGGCCCGGCGCGGCGGGCGGGCCACCCCGCCGCCCCCGGCCGCCCCGCCGATGCCGCCGCGCCCGCCCCGCGGGCCCGCCGACTGGAGCGGAGACCCGCGCGGCGGCGGCCGGCACGCCGGTCCCGCCGCCGGGTCCCGGCCCTCGCCGGCCTCCGCGGGCCCGGCCTCCGTCGCCGAGTCGGTGCCGGACGCGGGTCCCGTGCGGCTCGCCGGCGCCGCCGTGCCGATCGGCCCCGGCCCCCGGGTCGCCGACACCCGCGCCGCCGTCGGCCTGGCCCCCGGCGCCGCGGCCGGCACCGCCACCGGCTGGATCCGGCCGCCCGGCGGCGGCCCGCACGGCGCCGAGCCCGGCCCGCCGCCCGGCTCCCGCCCGCTGCCCGGCCAGGCCGGTGCCGCCGAGACGCGGCCGACCCCGGCGCCGGAGGGCCCCGGCCACTGGCGGCCCTGGCGTTTCCGCATGTCGAACGATGTGTGGGGCACGCCCGTCGTCGACGGCGACCTGCTCTACGTCACCTCCTTCGAGGTGCACGCCCTGGACACGGCCAGCGGCCGGCGCCAGTTCAAGACCCGGGACGTGGCCTGGTCGATGGCGGTGGCCGGCGGCCGCATCCACGCCTCCGACGGGCCCACCCTCTACGCGCTCGACGCCCTCGACGGCAGCGAGCGCTGGCGGCTGCACACGGACGCCTGGGTGTACTCCCTTCAGGTGGACCGCGGCACCGTCGTCACCGGCACCCGCGGCGGCGGCGTGCAGGCGTGGGAGGCGTCCAACGGGGCCAAGCTCTGGGAGATCACCGGCGCCCAGACCGACTTCGAGACCCCCGAGGGCGGGCCCGCCCTGCGGGGCGACACCGTGTACGTGTGGCGCGACGCCCGGCTCCAGGCCCTCGACGCCCGTACCGGCGCGGAACGCTGGTCGTACCCGATCGGCGACGCCGCCTCCTGCGCCCACGTGCCGGTGCGGGTGGCCGCGGCCGAGGACGGCTGCGTGTACGTGGCGGCCGGTACCCGGGTGCTGTCCGTGGACATCGCGAGCGGGCACGTCCGCTGGCACTTCGAGGCGCCGGCCGTGTTCCTGTCCCCTCCGGCCTTCGCCCCCGGACCGGCGGTCACCGGCGGCGGGGTCTACCTCGCCGACCACCTGGGCACGGTGTACGCGATCGACGCGACCACCGGCAAGGACCGCTGGCGGATCGCGACCGAGCCCCGGCAGTCCGTCGAGCCGGTGCTCGTCGCCGGGGGCAACGTCCACGTCGGCAGCGGCAGCGCGCTCTACACCCTCGACGCGGTCACCGGCACCCCGAAGTGGCGGTTCGCGGCGGGCGGCGAGCTGATCGGCAGCCCCGTCGTGGCCGACGGCCGGGTGCACTTCGGCTCGGCCGACCACGTGCTCTACACCCTGGACGCGAGCGGCGGCCAGCTCCGCTGGAAGCTCGCGACCGGCGGCGAGATCACCGGTTCGCCGGTGGCGCGCAACGGCGTCGTGTACGCGTGCAGCAAGGACCGCTGCGTGTACGCGCTGGACGCGGTGAAGGGCACGGCGACGAACCGGGGCGGCGCGTAG